The following are encoded together in the Humulus lupulus chromosome 5, drHumLupu1.1, whole genome shotgun sequence genome:
- the LOC133834044 gene encoding uncharacterized protein LOC133834044 isoform X1 — translation MGSPNVGIKVNMDRAKLCEILSSLRAHEREFEDFKRQVAGIRHDVSQLSAQQNTFGIKESGCLELMDNAFSELLKAMHGDDVYFCDFNIVEPTSHKKECMDYDCGVYVMKMLLHEYVGGVFGSSKVDVLQELDFRCISIGPTNVPTEFDRQIIGAIILTSRSNKVRHTLLHKAQQLY, via the exons ATGGGTTCCCCTAATGTCGGCATCAAG GTAAATATGGATAGAGCAAAGTTATGTGAAATTTTGTCGTCGTTGCGTGCTCACGAGCGCGAATTTGAAGATTTTAAGCGCCAGGTTGCTGGTATTAGACATGATGTGTCTCAGTTAAGTGCTCAACAGAATACGTTTGGCATTAAAGAAAGTGGATGT TTGGAATTAATGGACAATGCATTTAGTGAGTTATTGAAGGCTATGCATGGGGATGATGTATATTTTTGTGATTTCAATATTGTTGAGCCCACCTCACACAAAAAAGAGTGTATGGAttatgattgtggtgtgtatgTGATGAAGATGCTCTTGCATGAATATGTGGGTGGAGTTTTTGGCTCTTCCAAAGTTGACGTTCTTCAGGAATTGGATTTCAGATGCATAAGTATCGGCCCAACtaat GTGCCAACGGAGTTTGATAGACAAATTATAGGTGCAATAATTTTGACTTCTAGGAGTAACAAAGTCAGACATACACTCCTTCATAAAGCTCAACAACTTTATTGA
- the LOC133834044 gene encoding uncharacterized protein LOC133834044 isoform X2 encodes MDRAKLCEILSSLRAHEREFEDFKRQVAGIRHDVSQLSAQQNTFGIKESGCLELMDNAFSELLKAMHGDDVYFCDFNIVEPTSHKKECMDYDCGVYVMKMLLHEYVGGVFGSSKVDVLQELDFRCISIGPTNVPTEFDRQIIGAIILTSRSNKVRHTLLHKAQQLY; translated from the exons ATGGATAGAGCAAAGTTATGTGAAATTTTGTCGTCGTTGCGTGCTCACGAGCGCGAATTTGAAGATTTTAAGCGCCAGGTTGCTGGTATTAGACATGATGTGTCTCAGTTAAGTGCTCAACAGAATACGTTTGGCATTAAAGAAAGTGGATGT TTGGAATTAATGGACAATGCATTTAGTGAGTTATTGAAGGCTATGCATGGGGATGATGTATATTTTTGTGATTTCAATATTGTTGAGCCCACCTCACACAAAAAAGAGTGTATGGAttatgattgtggtgtgtatgTGATGAAGATGCTCTTGCATGAATATGTGGGTGGAGTTTTTGGCTCTTCCAAAGTTGACGTTCTTCAGGAATTGGATTTCAGATGCATAAGTATCGGCCCAACtaat GTGCCAACGGAGTTTGATAGACAAATTATAGGTGCAATAATTTTGACTTCTAGGAGTAACAAAGTCAGACATACACTCCTTCATAAAGCTCAACAACTTTATTGA
- the LOC133780061 gene encoding uncharacterized protein LOC133780061, giving the protein MKIPDYDPYNPHPRSPNADQEARDRFLLFNSPKTAGPGYENFGPVIELRVFAGNIMLDYYSKCDESFDPVVPYLAMNYFDRVISMQYPMAVPAVFGAVDSRKDQVQFLALCCLTLSWKMRSTTFTIKKLQVN; this is encoded by the exons ATGAAAATCCCGGATTATGATCCGTATAATCCACACCCCAGGAGCCCAAACGCAGATCAAGAAGCTCGTGATAGGTTCTTACTCTTCAATTCTCCCAAGACAGCCGGCCCTGGTTACGAGAATTTCGGTCCTGTAATAGAGTTGCGTGTGTTCGCTGGGAATATAATGTTGGAT TACTACTCCAAGTGTGATGAAAGCTTTGATCCTGTCGTACCATATCTTGCTATGAATTATTTTGATCGCGTGATTTCCATGCAATATCCCATGGCTGTAccg GCTGTGTTCGGCGCAGTTGACAGTCGTAAAGATCAGGTTCAGTTTCTGGCTCTGTGTTGCCTAACACTGTCTTGGAAGATGAGGAGCACAACTTTCACCATCAAGAAACTTCaagtaaattaa
- the LOC133834045 gene encoding uncharacterized protein LOC133834045 codes for MTEIYILKKLEWRMRPITAFCFLGYLEPMFMDYPITRFNRRTINKIIIQSQSEPLFTYLKPSLIATIALLVASLCLCPAKYSSFCHKLVSGNVIAQRQAVIYLPCMVNLCKDLQLSGLSSGISLNDQLLISTAHATFSNFHQLINNKEFLCFVYKMLIDHLIFVSKYKEIVANGINNGESSSSSSSSMGLKICKDIQFDFPLRWKLSGLLKDDDDEAIFGFHGLLLRLPLVKGLRFFSSPLMHFLNKMNICLQTIPDLSSAPYQHRKKLQQALGGFTNYRMKMEDEAIRLVNLMKLRGSTIS; via the exons ATGACTGAGATTTACATTCTGAAAAAACTCGAATGGCGCATGCGACCCATTACAGCTTTTTGCTTCTTGGGCTACTTGGAACCTATGTTTATGGACTACCCCATCACTCGATTCAATCGCCGAACTATCAATAAGATCATTATACAGTCACAAAGCG AACCCCTTTTCACATATTTGAAGCCTTCACTTATCGCAACAATAGCTCTTCTTGTAGCTTCACTATGCCTTTGTCCAGCCAAGTATTCCAGTTTCTGTCATAAACTAGTCTCAGGAAACGTCATTGCACAG CGTCAGGCAGTGATATACTTACCCTGTATGGTTAATTTATGCAAAGATTTGCAACTCTCTGGTctaagtagtggtatttcactgaACGATCAGCTGCTGATATCTACAGCACATGCCACTTTCTCAAATTTCCATCAATTGATTAACAATAAAGAATTTCTATGCTTTGTGTACAAGATGCTGATCGATCATCTGATCTTTGTTTCAAAGTATAAAGAAATAGTAGCAAATGGTATTAATAATGGAgagtcatcatcatcatcatcatcatcaatggGATTAAAGATATGCAAAGACATACAGTTTGACTTCCCACTTAGGTGGAAACTTAGTGGATTACTcaaggatgatgatgatgaggctATATTTGGCTTCCATGGATTGCTCTTGAGACTGCCTTTAGTTAAAGGTTTACGGTTTTTTAGTAGCCCTCTCATGCATTTTCTAAACAAAATGAATATCTGTCTACAGACAATACCAGATCTATCATCAGCTCCTTATCAACACCGGAAAAAGTTACAGCAAGCACTAGGTGGATTCACTAATTATAGAATGAAAATGGAAGATGAAGCAATTCGTTTAGTAAATTTGATGAAATTGCGCGGTTCAACAATAAGCTAG